One Desulfobulbus oligotrophicus DNA segment encodes these proteins:
- a CDS encoding cytochrome c biogenesis protein CcdA — protein MDILIGQFDTYLQSSLLISLFLAFAGGILASLTPCIYPMIPITAGIIGHANVGGSKWRGFSLSLIYVAGMACTYAALGIFAAATGSFFGSINTNPWTFLIVGNVILFFGLVMLDAVQLPTLPGSLLSKRIGFVGLFIAGMSSALVAGPCTTPILGSLLIYTASSQSMLTGGLLLFVFSLGMGVLLVGVGTFSSFLTSLPRSGSWMVTIKKTIGIGMLVIAQYFFIKAGALFL, from the coding sequence ATGGATATCTTAATAGGGCAGTTTGATACATACCTGCAGTCATCCCTGTTGATTTCGCTCTTCCTTGCCTTTGCCGGCGGCATTCTCGCCAGCCTGACACCCTGCATCTACCCGATGATTCCCATAACCGCCGGGATCATTGGTCATGCAAATGTCGGCGGCTCCAAATGGCGGGGTTTTTCCCTTTCACTGATCTATGTAGCCGGTATGGCCTGCACCTATGCGGCACTTGGTATCTTTGCCGCCGCTACCGGCAGCTTTTTTGGGAGCATCAACACCAACCCCTGGACCTTCCTGATCGTGGGAAATGTGATCCTGTTTTTTGGTCTGGTCATGCTCGACGCGGTCCAGTTACCGACATTGCCGGGCTCACTTCTCTCAAAACGGATCGGATTCGTCGGCCTCTTCATTGCCGGCATGTCTTCAGCTCTGGTGGCCGGCCCCTGTACCACTCCCATCCTGGGGAGCCTGTTAATTTATACAGCCTCATCGCAGAGCATGCTGACCGGAGGGTTACTGCTCTTTGTATTTTCCCTGGGAATGGGTGTCCTGCTCGTCGGTGTGGGTACCTTTTCAAGCTTCCTGACCTCCCTGCCCCGCTCGGGATCATGGATGGTGACCATCAAGAAAACCATAGGGATAGGTATGCTTGTCATTGCCCAATATTTTTTCATCAAAGCCGGTGCGCTGTTTCTCTGA
- a CDS encoding cytochrome d ubiquinol oxidase subunit II — protein sequence MIEQLEYSTLQHLWWLLCSVTGALFLFLTFVQGGQSLLWQVAKNQTEKDLIINSLGRKWELTFTTLVVFGGCLFASFPKFYSTSFGGAYWVWILILFTFIIQAVSYEFRRKRWNIYGSLTYEGFLFINGTASLLLIGAAVGTFYTGANFTLDSNNFVTWTHPLRGLEAALSLSVASVFNIALGLFLVFNARTLGAMYLVNNLELGEVPEMEGRLRRASLQNFSVALALCLLIVVSLLFMRGYGIVDAKGTIEIVSFKFLRNLLANPWLLVMLVAGLGLLIVGVWKTAKTQQTGGIWYGGLGTVLIGLTVLLLPAYNNTSFYPSKVDLQSSLTIYNASSSPYTLKVMTYVALAIPFVLGYIIYVWWLLNREKVKIEDISDHAAY from the coding sequence ATGATCGAGCAACTTGAATATTCGACTTTACAGCATCTTTGGTGGCTACTCTGTTCTGTTACCGGTGCCCTGTTTCTTTTTCTGACCTTTGTTCAGGGGGGACAGAGTCTGCTGTGGCAGGTTGCAAAAAACCAGACTGAAAAAGATCTGATCATCAACTCTTTGGGACGAAAGTGGGAGTTGACCTTTACAACGCTGGTCGTTTTCGGCGGCTGCCTGTTTGCCTCGTTCCCAAAATTTTATTCCACATCTTTCGGTGGTGCCTACTGGGTGTGGATTCTGATTCTTTTCACCTTCATCATCCAGGCGGTCAGCTACGAATTCAGAAGAAAACGGTGGAACATCTACGGTAGCCTGACCTATGAAGGATTTCTCTTCATAAACGGAACAGCCAGCCTGCTCCTGATCGGTGCGGCTGTCGGCACTTTTTATACCGGTGCAAACTTTACACTGGATTCCAATAACTTCGTTACCTGGACCCATCCGCTGCGTGGTCTTGAGGCTGCTCTCAGCCTTTCAGTTGCCTCGGTGTTCAACATCGCCCTGGGCCTGTTTCTGGTCTTCAATGCCCGCACCCTGGGAGCAATGTACCTGGTGAATAATCTGGAGCTTGGCGAGGTGCCGGAAATGGAAGGTCGGTTGCGCAGGGCGAGTTTGCAGAACTTTTCGGTCGCGCTGGCTCTCTGCCTTCTTATTGTTGTTTCTCTTCTGTTTATGCGTGGGTACGGCATTGTTGATGCCAAGGGTACGATTGAGATCGTGAGTTTTAAGTTCCTGCGTAATCTACTGGCCAATCCATGGTTACTGGTGATGTTAGTGGCAGGATTGGGTCTGTTGATTGTCGGTGTTTGGAAAACCGCTAAAACGCAGCAAACCGGTGGCATATGGTATGGTGGCCTGGGAACCGTATTGATCGGCCTGACGGTTCTGCTCCTGCCGGCCTATAACAACACCTCCTTTTATCCGTCGAAGGTTGACCTGCAATCCAGTCTGACGATATACAATGCCTCGTCCAGCCCGTATACGCTGAAGGTGATGACCTACGTTGCCTTGGCAATCCCTTTTGTGCTTGGGTACATTATCTACGTTTGGTGGCTTTTGAATCGCGAAAAGGTGAAGATCGAGGATATCAGTGACCATGCTGCCTATTAA
- a CDS encoding hydantoinase/oxoprolinase N-terminal domain-containing protein, translated as MSTYSIGIDTGGTYTDAVLLNNQTKEMVAWRKERTTSHDLSIGVGTALAGLLQAGVNTAEITCLAVSTTLATNAVVENRGARVALFVLGTVRPFRLPVVANIYLKGGHTITGQEDEPLDLERLVDTLPGLITEVDSYAVCGTMSIKNPTHELVVREAIRLIDPKPVFCSHLVSTHSGVLERSATACLHARLMPLMTEFLDSIQRSMTTTGLNCPVIMICGNGKGEALEHIADRAAITMASGPAATACFGTTSGLRSALVVDVGGTTTDVCLIKDGQPLLSKDGCTIGQWQTHVEAVDMYTAGIGGDTHVLCGPDRTVSLTTTRVHPLAMTMDLPDPGQWLTGGDDTLVLPVKGLSRELIAQDVLLSFLATHGPATPRTLADQTGIRGILLEKRLERLLFLQHITVAGFTPTDALHALGLLQIGNAGVSRQAARLLGGTVGTDTTDFCRRVIEKTETAIEKAILTYLARSIWVEGNSAHFLNRLDNDLFSVRFELKLPIIAIGAAARCFLPNVAARLGTTATFPKHYEVGNAIGAALIGSAESVQA; from the coding sequence ATGAGCACATACTCCATAGGCATTGATACCGGCGGCACGTATACAGATGCTGTTCTCCTGAACAATCAGACCAAAGAAATGGTTGCCTGGCGCAAAGAACGGACCACCAGCCACGATCTGAGCATCGGTGTCGGCACAGCCCTGGCCGGTCTGCTGCAAGCCGGGGTAAACACTGCAGAGATTACCTGTCTTGCCGTGTCCACAACACTGGCCACCAACGCTGTGGTTGAAAACCGGGGGGCCAGAGTTGCCCTGTTTGTACTTGGCACGGTTCGTCCTTTCAGATTGCCGGTTGTTGCCAACATCTATCTCAAAGGCGGCCATACCATAACCGGCCAGGAAGATGAGCCCCTTGATCTTGAACGGTTGGTCGACACCCTGCCGGGACTCATCACGGAAGTGGACAGCTATGCTGTCTGTGGCACCATGTCGATAAAAAACCCGACCCATGAGCTGGTTGTCAGGGAGGCTATCCGTTTAATCGACCCCAAGCCTGTTTTCTGCTCACATCTGGTCTCCACCCATTCCGGAGTTCTCGAACGCTCGGCAACAGCGTGTCTTCATGCCAGACTCATGCCCTTAATGACCGAATTCCTGGACTCGATTCAACGGTCCATGACAACGACAGGACTCAACTGTCCGGTCATCATGATCTGTGGCAACGGCAAAGGTGAAGCTCTTGAGCACATAGCTGACCGTGCCGCCATCACCATGGCCAGCGGACCGGCGGCAACCGCCTGCTTTGGAACCACCAGCGGTTTGCGTTCAGCACTTGTGGTCGATGTCGGCGGCACCACCACGGATGTCTGTTTAATAAAAGACGGTCAGCCTCTGCTGAGCAAAGACGGCTGTACCATCGGCCAATGGCAGACCCATGTTGAAGCAGTGGACATGTACACCGCCGGTATCGGTGGTGACACACATGTCCTGTGCGGACCCGACAGGACAGTCTCCTTAACGACCACACGTGTCCATCCCCTGGCCATGACAATGGACCTGCCCGACCCCGGGCAGTGGCTGACCGGCGGAGACGATACCCTCGTGCTGCCGGTAAAGGGTCTCAGCCGCGAGCTGATTGCACAAGATGTGCTGCTCAGCTTTCTTGCAACACATGGTCCGGCCACACCGCGTACTCTAGCGGATCAGACAGGTATTCGCGGCATCCTTCTCGAAAAACGCCTGGAACGCCTGTTGTTTCTCCAGCACATCACTGTTGCCGGATTCACCCCCACTGACGCTCTCCATGCCTTAGGACTACTTCAGATCGGTAATGCCGGAGTAAGCCGACAGGCTGCTCGTCTTTTGGGTGGCACAGTCGGGACTGACACCACAGACTTCTGCCGACGGGTGATCGAAAAGACCGAAACTGCCATAGAAAAGGCCATCTTAACCTATCTTGCCCGTTCTATCTGGGTAGAAGGCAACAGCGCTCACTTTCTCAACCGCCTGGATAATGACCTTTTTTCCGTTCGTTTTGAACTTAAACTACCGATCATCGCCATCGGCGCGGCAGCCCGCTGCTTTCTCCCCAACGTTGCTGCACGCCTGGGAACAACGGCCACCTTTCCGAAGCACTACGAGGTTGGCAATGCCATAGGTGCCGCCTTGATCGGATCAGCCGAATCTGTCCAGGCATAA
- a CDS encoding TlpA family protein disulfide reductase → MNNILIRTIVRLCLLLFLSTPVWAAQVGEPLIPFKGIDLNGESYDLQDSIGTKPIMLVFWTSWCQTCKSEVPKINALADKFQQRGMEFVAVNVGFNDTVERAQNFVRKTGMTYRAYFDGSGTIAGKYGLQGVPTIIIADRQGIIQFRNFFAPNIPDSSFVQLSAEK, encoded by the coding sequence ATGAACAACATCCTTATCCGAACCATCGTCAGACTGTGCCTTCTTCTTTTCCTCTCTACGCCTGTGTGGGCGGCACAAGTGGGGGAACCACTGATCCCGTTCAAGGGAATCGATCTCAATGGTGAGTCCTATGATTTACAAGACAGCATCGGCACCAAACCCATCATGCTCGTCTTCTGGACATCCTGGTGCCAGACCTGCAAGTCTGAAGTCCCGAAAATCAATGCCCTGGCCGACAAGTTCCAACAGCGCGGCATGGAATTTGTCGCTGTTAACGTTGGTTTCAATGACACTGTTGAGCGGGCACAAAACTTTGTCCGCAAAACCGGTATGACCTACAGAGCATATTTCGACGGTTCCGGCACCATTGCGGGTAAATACGGCCTCCAGGGCGTACCAACCATCATCATTGCCGATCGTCAGGGGATTATTCAGTTCCGTAATTTCTTTGCACCAAATATTCCGGACTCTTCGTTTGTGCAGTTATCAGCAGAGAAGTGA
- a CDS encoding acyl-CoA thioesterase, with the protein MTKIGRLDVVVEPAVIDANGHVNNVQYVQWIQDAALAHSAQLGWPYERYTSIGRTWIVRSHTIEYYHSAYVGDELTILTWVSSLHKIRSLRKYKFFRPADGSLLAVASTLFIFCDLQTGKPVSIPQEIQAVYTVLDVADEP; encoded by the coding sequence ATGACGAAGATCGGTAGACTTGACGTGGTGGTGGAGCCGGCGGTTATTGATGCCAACGGGCACGTTAATAACGTGCAGTACGTGCAATGGATCCAGGACGCAGCTTTGGCCCATTCCGCTCAACTTGGGTGGCCCTATGAACGATATACTTCAATTGGCCGCACCTGGATTGTTCGTTCACATACCATTGAGTACTATCATTCAGCCTATGTTGGCGATGAACTCACCATTCTGACCTGGGTCAGCAGCCTGCACAAAATCCGATCGTTACGCAAATACAAGTTCTTCCGGCCTGCAGACGGCAGCCTTTTGGCTGTCGCCTCCACGCTTTTTATATTCTGCGATCTGCAGACCGGCAAGCCGGTTTCCATACCCCAGGAGATTCAGGCGGTGTATACGGTGCTTGACGTTGCCGATGAACCCTGA
- a CDS encoding cytochrome ubiquinol oxidase subunit I produces MIENLDLGMVNWARAQFALTAMYHWLFVPLTLGLSWIIAFYHTIYVKTGSEDWKRLTRFWMKLFGINFAIGVATGIILEFEFGTNWSNYSWMVGDIFGAPLALEGIFAFFLEATFFAVMFFGWNRVSKGFHLFSTWMVALGSSLSAVWILVANAWMQYPIGQAFNPDTARFEMQNFFEVAFSPYAVNKFTHATSSSMIVGALFVVSISSWYLLRGRHVLMARRSIMVAATLGLLASIFTIFNGDESAYEIAQVQPMKLAAFEGLYEGETNAGVVAIGLINTAKKVYDNQDPFIGFNLHIPGILSLMANRSFNSYVPGMKDLVYGNTEHNILGTAQKMELGKQAVASLDAYKQARKADDTAAAEVHLAAFNENKEFLGYGYLKKPEEAVPPVALSFNAFHIMVGLGTLFPLLFIGFLYYSFKKTLAEKKWLLGLGTITYILGLIASQSGWVVAEVGRQPWAIQGLLPVTVARTNLSVGTVQTTFAMFLVLFTLLLVAEIAIMVKQVNIGPEED; encoded by the coding sequence ATGATTGAAAATCTCGACCTGGGAATGGTCAACTGGGCACGGGCACAGTTTGCTCTGACCGCAATGTATCATTGGCTCTTTGTCCCGCTGACCCTGGGGCTCAGCTGGATCATTGCGTTTTATCACACCATCTATGTAAAAACCGGCAGCGAAGACTGGAAGCGACTGACCAGATTCTGGATGAAGCTGTTTGGTATCAACTTCGCCATTGGTGTGGCTACCGGCATTATTTTAGAGTTTGAGTTCGGGACAAACTGGTCGAACTATTCCTGGATGGTTGGTGACATCTTCGGTGCACCGCTGGCCCTTGAGGGGATCTTTGCTTTTTTCCTTGAGGCCACCTTTTTTGCAGTGATGTTTTTCGGCTGGAATCGTGTTTCCAAAGGATTTCACCTCTTTTCCACATGGATGGTGGCGCTCGGGTCCAGTCTTTCCGCAGTGTGGATTCTGGTTGCCAATGCATGGATGCAGTATCCGATCGGGCAGGCATTCAATCCGGATACGGCCCGCTTCGAGATGCAGAACTTCTTTGAGGTCGCTTTTTCCCCCTATGCGGTGAATAAATTTACACATGCCACCAGCTCTTCCATGATCGTCGGGGCGCTGTTCGTGGTTTCGATTTCATCCTGGTATCTGCTGCGTGGCCGCCATGTCCTCATGGCCAGACGTTCGATTATGGTTGCCGCCACCTTGGGGCTTCTTGCCTCAATTTTTACAATATTCAACGGTGACGAGTCGGCGTATGAGATCGCACAGGTACAGCCGATGAAGCTGGCCGCTTTTGAGGGCCTGTATGAAGGTGAGACAAACGCCGGTGTTGTGGCAATCGGTCTCATCAACACGGCAAAAAAGGTGTATGATAACCAGGATCCTTTCATCGGTTTTAATCTCCATATTCCCGGTATTCTGTCCTTGATGGCAAATCGATCGTTTAATTCGTACGTGCCGGGGATGAAAGATCTGGTCTATGGCAACACTGAGCATAATATCCTTGGTACGGCGCAGAAGATGGAGCTCGGTAAACAGGCTGTGGCCAGTCTTGATGCCTACAAACAGGCCAGGAAAGCAGACGATACGGCTGCAGCAGAGGTGCACCTGGCGGCATTCAACGAGAACAAGGAGTTTTTGGGGTACGGGTATCTGAAAAAACCCGAAGAAGCCGTGCCTCCAGTGGCCCTTTCTTTTAATGCTTTTCATATCATGGTCGGGCTCGGAACTCTTTTCCCCCTGCTTTTTATTGGTTTTCTCTACTACTCTTTTAAGAAGACGCTGGCTGAGAAGAAATGGCTGCTTGGTCTGGGGACCATCACCTACATCCTCGGACTGATTGCTTCCCAGTCCGGATGGGTTGTGGCAGAGGTGGGACGTCAGCCCTGGGCGATTCAGGGGCTCTTGCCTGTTACTGTGGCCCGAACCAACCTGAGCGTCGGCACTGTACAGACCACCTTTGCTATGTTCCTGGTTCTTTTTACCCTGCTGCTCGTAGCAGAGATCGCCATCATGGTCAAACAGGTCAACATCGGACCGGAGGAGGATTGA
- a CDS encoding TolC family protein: MQRMVGVILVVFFSLTGTALAVKQPVVADLSTTKVLDLKTAQALALAGNPDMAAALTRIEQARARVQQAMAAWWPSLDVSASGSRQRLSDRAYDNNRLFARQLGMTVDQTDSIYQSGVEATWLLFDGFYRTFKEQQAQYDEQAADAGMIDSQRLLVAATAEAFLNAQLAQTFIDINRADETFYTQQLEDAQNRFKIGAGPWGDVLNIRVQVNSAKNSLIRSQREFEAAGYGLAALLGLPEATLPPQLRLAALDQGATPPAVTQSPEVLIQEALAKRPDVRRLEMVVKQTEASMGMSRAPLYPKVRLAGSVQGAREGSAGLSSHDFGSTVGMNMSWNLYAGGADKARMIEAEEAKREAVYTLAGVRNTVASEIRQELAMLAAADEQLRLQRETVKLVEENRDLARNEYEAGESPLIRLNEAQRDLVATHSRLAQALVACQLAEQRLAAVTGRNLEEFARSSRAGNDEDR; this comes from the coding sequence ATGCAACGGATGGTCGGCGTAATTTTGGTGGTGTTCTTCAGTTTGACCGGGACTGCCCTGGCAGTGAAACAACCGGTCGTGGCTGACTTGTCTACCACCAAAGTGTTGGATTTGAAGACAGCGCAGGCCCTGGCTCTGGCTGGTAATCCTGATATGGCGGCGGCACTGACGCGGATTGAACAGGCCAGGGCCAGGGTTCAACAGGCGATGGCTGCCTGGTGGCCGAGTCTTGATGTCAGCGCCTCCGGCTCCAGACAGCGGTTATCCGACAGAGCATATGATAACAACAGGCTCTTCGCTCGACAGTTGGGCATGACGGTCGATCAGACTGATTCGATCTATCAGTCGGGAGTTGAGGCAACATGGCTGTTGTTTGACGGGTTTTATCGAACGTTTAAGGAACAGCAGGCGCAGTATGATGAACAGGCGGCAGATGCCGGTATGATTGACAGTCAGCGTCTGCTGGTCGCAGCAACAGCCGAGGCCTTTCTCAATGCCCAGCTTGCCCAGACCTTTATTGACATTAACCGTGCTGATGAAACCTTTTACACCCAGCAGCTTGAGGATGCTCAGAACCGTTTCAAGATCGGCGCCGGGCCCTGGGGAGATGTTTTAAACATCCGGGTGCAGGTCAACTCAGCAAAGAACAGTCTGATCCGATCTCAGCGCGAATTTGAGGCTGCGGGGTATGGACTGGCGGCACTGTTAGGATTGCCGGAAGCCACCTTGCCGCCGCAGCTTCGTTTGGCTGCTCTGGATCAGGGCGCGACCCCTCCGGCCGTGACCCAGAGTCCGGAAGTGCTGATACAGGAGGCTTTAGCCAAACGTCCTGATGTCCGGCGTCTGGAGATGGTGGTGAAACAGACGGAGGCCTCCATGGGCATGTCCAGGGCACCTTTGTATCCCAAGGTCCGGCTGGCCGGTTCGGTTCAAGGTGCCCGTGAAGGGAGTGCCGGCTTATCCAGCCACGACTTTGGAAGCACTGTGGGGATGAATATGAGTTGGAATCTCTATGCAGGCGGTGCTGATAAAGCGCGGATGATTGAGGCCGAAGAGGCGAAGAGAGAGGCAGTGTATACCCTTGCAGGTGTGCGCAATACAGTCGCATCAGAGATCAGGCAGGAGCTGGCGATGCTGGCTGCTGCCGATGAGCAGTTACGTTTGCAGCGGGAGACGGTGAAACTCGTTGAAGAAAATCGAGATCTGGCAAGAAATGAGTATGAGGCCGGAGAGTCCCCGCTGATACGGTTAAACGAGGCCCAGCGCGATCTGGTCGCCACCCACAGCCGTCTGGCTCAGGCTCTGGTCGCCTGTCAGCTGGCAGAACAGCGTTTGGCGGCGGTTACCGGTCGCAACCTGGAGGAATTCGCACGTAGCAGCAGGGCGGGCAATGACGAAGATCGGTAG
- a CDS encoding DUF4492 domain-containing protein: MTQSSPPRFRFLYRIYRFYRDGFSEMTVGYTLWKIIFLKLFILFAVFKVFFFPDFLAVNFATDAQRADHVLEQLTREVLGSTNLGKGEAP; the protein is encoded by the coding sequence ATGACCCAATCCTCACCACCCCGATTCCGGTTTTTATATCGTATCTATCGTTTTTATCGAGATGGGTTTAGCGAGATGACTGTTGGCTATACTCTCTGGAAAATTATTTTTCTCAAACTGTTTATATTATTTGCAGTTTTTAAAGTTTTTTTCTTTCCTGATTTTCTGGCGGTCAACTTTGCAACTGATGCGCAGCGAGCGGATCATGTGCTTGAACAGTTGACCCGGGAAGTTCTTGGCAGCACTAACCTTGGTAAAGGAGAGGCACCATGA